Proteins encoded within one genomic window of Rhinolophus sinicus isolate RSC01 linkage group LG14, ASM3656204v1, whole genome shotgun sequence:
- the CRABP2 gene encoding cellular retinoic acid-binding protein 2, whose product MPNFSGNWKIIRSENFEDLLKVLGVNVMLRKIAVAAASKPAVEIKQEGDTFYIKTSTTVRTTEINFKIGEEFEEQTVDGRPCKSLVKWESENKMVCEQRLLKGEGPKTSWTRELTNDGELILTMTADDIVCTRVYVRE is encoded by the exons ATGCCCAACTTCTCTGGCAACTGGAAGATCATTCGATCGGAAAACTTCGAGGATTTGCTCAAAGTGCTGG GGGTCAATGTCATGCTGAGGAAGATCGCTGTGGCTGCAGCCTCCAAGCCAGCAGTAGAGATCAAACAGGAGGGGGACACCTTCTACATCAAAACCTCCACCACCGTGCGGACCACGGAGATTAACTTCAAGATCGGAGAAGAATTCGAGGAGCAGACTGTGGATGGCAGACCCTGCAAG AGCCTGGTGAAATGGGAGAGTGAGAACAAAATGGTCTGTGAGCAGAGGCTTTTGAAGGGAGAGGGTCCCAAGACCTCGTGGACCAGAGAGCTGACCAATGATGGGGAGCTGATCCTG ACCATGACAGCGGACGATATTGTGTGCACCAGAGTGTACGTCCGAGAGTGA
- the ISG20L2 gene encoding interferon-stimulated 20 kDa exonuclease-like 2 — MSTLLLNLDFGEPPPKKAVEGNAKHQKFVKKRRFLERRGFLNKKNQRPNKVPKPHSEPPRKGEGPQVDGTWKVPPLAKKKKTAASSSGTEQFLDKKTVPWLTPAPSQKAGSLVAAVDLLGEFQSALPKIKSHPARPRKKGPQKNAAQNSTQAHPESTCSGASQKVPTKMVAIDCEMVGTGPKGHVSSLARCSIVNYSGDVLYDEYVLPPCHIVDYRTRWSGIRRQHMVNATPFKVARSQILKILTGKIVVGHAVHNDFKALQYVHPKALTRDTSHIPPLNRKADCPENATMSLKHLTKKLLNRDIQVGKSGHSSVEDAQATMELYKLVEVEWEEYLAQNPPKD; from the exons ATGTCTACCTTACTGCTCAACCTGGATTTTGGGGAACCTCCCCCCAAAAAGGCAGTAGAGGGGAATGCCAAGCACCAAAAATTTGTTAAGAAGCGGCGGTTCTTGGAACGGAGAGGCTTTCTCAACAAAAAGAACCAGCGCCCCAACAAGGTGCCGAAGCCGCACTCAGAACCTCCAAGGAAAGGGGAAGGCCCTCAGGTGGATGGCACTTGGAAGGTCCCTCCCCTTGCAAAAAAGAAGAAGACCGCTGCCTCCAGCAGTGGGACAGAGCAGTTCCTGGACAAGAAAACTGTGCCTTGGCTGACCCCTGCCCCTTCGCAGAAGGCTGGTTCTCTTGTGGCTGCAGTCGATTTGCTGGGGGAGTTCCAGAGTGCCCTTCCGAAGATCAAGAGCCACCCAGCTCGCCCCCGGAAGAAGGGCCCCCAGAAGAATGCCGCCCAGAACTCCACCCAGGCGCATCCAGAGAGTACATGCTCTGGAGCATCCCAGAAGGTGCCAACGAAGATGGTGGCGATTGACTGCGAGATGGTGGGCACAGGACCCAAGGGACATGTCAGTTCCTTGGCTCGCTGTAGCATCGTCAACTACAGCGGAGACGTACTCTACGACGAGTACGTCCTTCCCCCCTGCCACATCGTGGACTACCGCACCCGGTGGAGTGGTATCCGGAGGCAGCACATGGTGAATGCTACGCCCTTCAAGGTTGCTCGGAGCCAG ATCCTGAAGATACTCACAGGGAAGATCGTGGTGGGGCATGCTGTCCACAACGACTTCAAGGCCCTCCAGTACGTCCACCCCAAGGCCCTCACCCGCGACACCTCCCACATCCCACCCCTCAACCGCAAGGCCGACTGCCCGGAGAATGCCACCATGTCTCTGAAGCATCTCACCAAGAAGCTGCTCAACCGGGACATCCAG GTCGGGAAGAGTGGACATTCCTCTGTAGAGGACGCCCAGGCCACCATGGAGCTGTACAAGTTGGTTGAAGTCGAGTGGGAAGAGTACCTGGCCCAAAACCCCCCAAAAGACTAG